One Caretta caretta isolate rCarCar2 chromosome 24, rCarCar1.hap1, whole genome shotgun sequence genomic region harbors:
- the ENTREP3 gene encoding protein ENTREP3 isoform X1, producing MPSPSDSSHSLTGRSSRSLTHLRVQRTWLQILLVLGFIQVILGILVITFSLVAATITPSTKVRHSCPSWAGFLLALSGLIGIVSWKRPFTLVITFFTLLSVLGVMLSLAGSILSCQNAQLVKSLEACTREKDSCVCCQARSEYPSMGPACSRQDEILTMFPNPDCWSVRMALKDLLFSVCGLTIFSTIVCTLSAVTCCIQIFSLDIIHALAPQRSSSVTLECTSPPDPFLQNMMDFEEFVPPVPPPPYYPPEYTCSSETDAQSITYNGSMDSPVPLYPTDFPPSYETVMGLRAGSQATLFDSQLTDPSHGCTCDHVPSMVLSGEVSMDSGSLVMSEIIDVPGDSSPSEDSCLLELQGSMRSVDYVLFRSIQRSRADYCLSVDCMQCGHHPRSPTLGLQGPFEDIPRPRVRGERSYSCSTPGPSYERLLETGGAVTHSCNRLEGLARCAGPCFPEVRLKGKSSLPEHQGISYTSSLYPEHGHRHHQRRNSETSCRLAPARGLSRRPLMRSHSDPGIAVASDPADFRDLLYTKALEDDASNSSADTGLCSEACLLRLSHCDSPPLLRAASARKNKVPVPKKVTQRLSKAATRSLGDLKVCRGTRGLVARFLQRSKRSLVSGVEMAGHSSQGHKQVPRSLWQAAEHALPEGIHLQSCGDLSSTSSLRRLLSARQLECSRPRSLNGVYKESIL from the exons ATGCCATCTCCCAGTGACTCCAGCCATTCCCTGACTGGCCGCTCCTCCCGCAGCCTCACCCATCTCCGAGTGCAGAGGACCTGGCTGCAgatcctgctggtgctgggctTCATTCAGGTCATCCTGGGTATCCTCGTCATCACCTTCAGCCTTGTGGCAGCTACCATCACGCCCTCTACCAAGGTCCGGCACTCCTGCCCCTCCTGGGCCGGCTTCTTG TTGGCGCTGTCCGGGCTCATCGGCATCGTCTCCTGGAAACGTCCCTTCACCCTGGTG ATCACCTTCTTCACGCTGCTTTCCGTGCTGGGTGTCATGCTGAGCCTCGCCGGCTCCATCCTCTCCTGCCAGAACGCTCAGCTGGTGAAGTCCTTGGAGGCCTGCACAAGG GAGAAAGACTCCTGTGTCTGCTGCCAGGCCCGCTCCGAGTACCCGTCCATGGGCCCCGCCTGCAGCAGGCAGGACGAGATACTGACCATGTTCCCCAACCCTGACTGCTGGAGCGTCCGCATGGCTCTGAAG GATCTTCTCTTCAGTGTTTGTGGCCTGACCATCTTCTCCACCATTGTCTGCACACTCTCCGCTGTCACGTGCTGCATCCAGATCTTCTCCCTGGACATTATCCATGCG ctggccCCGCAGCGCTCCAGTTCGGTGACCCTGGAGTGCACGTCGCCCCCAGACCCCTTCCTGCAGAACATGATGGACTTCGAGGAGTTTGTGCCCCCGGTGCCGCCGCCCCCGTACTATCCGCCGGAGTACACCTGCAGCTCCGAGACCGACGCCCAGAG CATCACCTATAACGGTTCCATGGACAGCCCTGTGCCTCTCTACCCCACCGACTTCCCCCCATCCTACGAGACTGTCATGGGACTCCGGGCAGGCAGCCAG GCCACACTGTTCGATTCGCAGCTCACGGATCCGTCACATGGCTGCACCTGTGACCACGTCCCCTCCATGGTGCTCAGCGGGGAAG TGTCCATGGACAGCGGCTCCCTGGTCATGTCCGAGATCATCGACGTCCCCGGAGACAGCAGTCCCTCAGAGGACTCCTGCTtgctggagctgcagggctccatGCGCTCGGTGGACTACGTCCTCTTCCGCTCCATCCAGCGCAGCCGCGCAGACTACTGCCTGAGCGTGGACTGCATGCAGTGCGGCCACCACCCCcgcagccccacgctgggcctGCAGGGCCCCTTCGAGGATATACCCCGGCCCCGGGTGCGGGGGGAGCGCTCTtactcctgctccacccctggccccagtTACGAGAGGCTCTTGGAGACAGGCGGGGCCGTGACCCACAGCTGCAATCGTCTGGAAGGGCTGGCTCGCTGCGCTGGGCCTTGCTTCCCTGAGGTGCGACTCAAGGGCAAGAGCTCACTGCCAGAGCACCAGGGCATCAGCTACACCAGCTCCCTGTATCCGGAGCACGGTCACCGCCACCATCAGCGACGCAACAGTGAGACATCCTGCCGGCTGGCCCCCGCCCGGGGCCTGAGCCGACGGCCGCTCATGCGGTCGCACAGCGACCCTGGCATTGCTGTTGCCAGTGATCCTG CCGACTTCCGGGATCTGCTTTATACCAAAGCGCTGGAGGATGATGCATCCAACTCTTCTGCAGACACAG GACTGTGCTCTGAAGCCTGCCTACTCCGGCTCTCGCACTGCGACTCACCCCCGCTCCTCCGGGCCGCCTCTGCCAGGAAGAACAAGGTCCCAGTGCCCAAGAAGGTGACACAGCGGCTGTCGAAGGCAGCGACGCGCTCCCTGGGGGACCTGAAGGTTTGTCGTGGTACCCGGGGGCTGGTGGCCAGGTTCCTGCAGAGATCCAAGCGCAGCCTGGTGTCTGGCGTGGAGATGGCTGGGCACAGCTCCCAGGGCCACAAACAG GTGCCTCGGAGTCTGTGGCAGGCAGCAGAGCACGCGCTGCCTGAAGGGATTCACTTGCAGAGCTGCGGGGACCTGAGCTCCACCTCCTCGCTGCGTCGCCTCCTGTCTGCCCGCCAGCTGGAGTGCAGCCGTCCGCGCAGCCTCAATGGGGTCTACAAGGAGAGCATCCTCTGA
- the ENTREP3 gene encoding protein ENTREP3 isoform X3, giving the protein MLSLAGSILSCQNAQLVKSLEACTREKDSCVCCQARSEYPSMGPACSRQDEILTMFPNPDCWSVRMALKDLLFSVCGLTIFSTIVCTLSAVTCCIQIFSLDIIHALAPQRSSSVTLECTSPPDPFLQNMMDFEEFVPPVPPPPYYPPEYTCSSETDAQSITYNGSMDSPVPLYPTDFPPSYETVMGLRAGSQATLFDSQLTDPSHGCTCDHVPSMVLSGEVSMDSGSLVMSEIIDVPGDSSPSEDSCLLELQGSMRSVDYVLFRSIQRSRADYCLSVDCMQCGHHPRSPTLGLQGPFEDIPRPRVRGERSYSCSTPGPSYERLLETGGAVTHSCNRLEGLARCAGPCFPEVRLKGKSSLPEHQGISYTSSLYPEHGHRHHQRRNSETSCRLAPARGLSRRPLMRSHSDPGIAVASDPADFRDLLYTKALEDDASNSSADTGLCSEACLLRLSHCDSPPLLRAASARKNKVPVPKKVTQRLSKAATRSLGDLKVCRGTRGLVARFLQRSKRSLVSGVEMAGHSSQGHKQVPRSLWQAAEHALPEGIHLQSCGDLSSTSSLRRLLSARQLECSRPRSLNGVYKESIL; this is encoded by the exons ATGCTGAGCCTCGCCGGCTCCATCCTCTCCTGCCAGAACGCTCAGCTGGTGAAGTCCTTGGAGGCCTGCACAAGG GAGAAAGACTCCTGTGTCTGCTGCCAGGCCCGCTCCGAGTACCCGTCCATGGGCCCCGCCTGCAGCAGGCAGGACGAGATACTGACCATGTTCCCCAACCCTGACTGCTGGAGCGTCCGCATGGCTCTGAAG GATCTTCTCTTCAGTGTTTGTGGCCTGACCATCTTCTCCACCATTGTCTGCACACTCTCCGCTGTCACGTGCTGCATCCAGATCTTCTCCCTGGACATTATCCATGCG ctggccCCGCAGCGCTCCAGTTCGGTGACCCTGGAGTGCACGTCGCCCCCAGACCCCTTCCTGCAGAACATGATGGACTTCGAGGAGTTTGTGCCCCCGGTGCCGCCGCCCCCGTACTATCCGCCGGAGTACACCTGCAGCTCCGAGACCGACGCCCAGAG CATCACCTATAACGGTTCCATGGACAGCCCTGTGCCTCTCTACCCCACCGACTTCCCCCCATCCTACGAGACTGTCATGGGACTCCGGGCAGGCAGCCAG GCCACACTGTTCGATTCGCAGCTCACGGATCCGTCACATGGCTGCACCTGTGACCACGTCCCCTCCATGGTGCTCAGCGGGGAAG TGTCCATGGACAGCGGCTCCCTGGTCATGTCCGAGATCATCGACGTCCCCGGAGACAGCAGTCCCTCAGAGGACTCCTGCTtgctggagctgcagggctccatGCGCTCGGTGGACTACGTCCTCTTCCGCTCCATCCAGCGCAGCCGCGCAGACTACTGCCTGAGCGTGGACTGCATGCAGTGCGGCCACCACCCCcgcagccccacgctgggcctGCAGGGCCCCTTCGAGGATATACCCCGGCCCCGGGTGCGGGGGGAGCGCTCTtactcctgctccacccctggccccagtTACGAGAGGCTCTTGGAGACAGGCGGGGCCGTGACCCACAGCTGCAATCGTCTGGAAGGGCTGGCTCGCTGCGCTGGGCCTTGCTTCCCTGAGGTGCGACTCAAGGGCAAGAGCTCACTGCCAGAGCACCAGGGCATCAGCTACACCAGCTCCCTGTATCCGGAGCACGGTCACCGCCACCATCAGCGACGCAACAGTGAGACATCCTGCCGGCTGGCCCCCGCCCGGGGCCTGAGCCGACGGCCGCTCATGCGGTCGCACAGCGACCCTGGCATTGCTGTTGCCAGTGATCCTG CCGACTTCCGGGATCTGCTTTATACCAAAGCGCTGGAGGATGATGCATCCAACTCTTCTGCAGACACAG GACTGTGCTCTGAAGCCTGCCTACTCCGGCTCTCGCACTGCGACTCACCCCCGCTCCTCCGGGCCGCCTCTGCCAGGAAGAACAAGGTCCCAGTGCCCAAGAAGGTGACACAGCGGCTGTCGAAGGCAGCGACGCGCTCCCTGGGGGACCTGAAGGTTTGTCGTGGTACCCGGGGGCTGGTGGCCAGGTTCCTGCAGAGATCCAAGCGCAGCCTGGTGTCTGGCGTGGAGATGGCTGGGCACAGCTCCCAGGGCCACAAACAG GTGCCTCGGAGTCTGTGGCAGGCAGCAGAGCACGCGCTGCCTGAAGGGATTCACTTGCAGAGCTGCGGGGACCTGAGCTCCACCTCCTCGCTGCGTCGCCTCCTGTCTGCCCGCCAGCTGGAGTGCAGCCGTCCGCGCAGCCTCAATGGGGTCTACAAGGAGAGCATCCTCTGA
- the ENTREP3 gene encoding protein ENTREP3 isoform X2, which translates to MPSPSDSSHSLTGRSSRSLTHLRVQRTWLQILLVLGFIQVILGILVITFSLVAATITPSTKVRHSCPSWAGFLLALSGLIGIVSWKRPFTLVITFFTLLSVLGVMLSLAGSILSCQNAQLVKSLEACTREKDSCVCCQARSEYPSMGPACSRQDEILTMFPNPDCWSVRMALKDLLFSVCGLTIFSTIVCTLSAVTCCIQIFSLDIIHALAPQRSSSVTLECTSPPDPFLQNMMDFEEFVPPVPPPPYYPPEYTCSSETDAQSITYNGSMDSPVPLYPTDFPPSYETVMGLRAGSQLTDPSHGCTCDHVPSMVLSGEVSMDSGSLVMSEIIDVPGDSSPSEDSCLLELQGSMRSVDYVLFRSIQRSRADYCLSVDCMQCGHHPRSPTLGLQGPFEDIPRPRVRGERSYSCSTPGPSYERLLETGGAVTHSCNRLEGLARCAGPCFPEVRLKGKSSLPEHQGISYTSSLYPEHGHRHHQRRNSETSCRLAPARGLSRRPLMRSHSDPGIAVASDPADFRDLLYTKALEDDASNSSADTGLCSEACLLRLSHCDSPPLLRAASARKNKVPVPKKVTQRLSKAATRSLGDLKVCRGTRGLVARFLQRSKRSLVSGVEMAGHSSQGHKQVPRSLWQAAEHALPEGIHLQSCGDLSSTSSLRRLLSARQLECSRPRSLNGVYKESIL; encoded by the exons ATGCCATCTCCCAGTGACTCCAGCCATTCCCTGACTGGCCGCTCCTCCCGCAGCCTCACCCATCTCCGAGTGCAGAGGACCTGGCTGCAgatcctgctggtgctgggctTCATTCAGGTCATCCTGGGTATCCTCGTCATCACCTTCAGCCTTGTGGCAGCTACCATCACGCCCTCTACCAAGGTCCGGCACTCCTGCCCCTCCTGGGCCGGCTTCTTG TTGGCGCTGTCCGGGCTCATCGGCATCGTCTCCTGGAAACGTCCCTTCACCCTGGTG ATCACCTTCTTCACGCTGCTTTCCGTGCTGGGTGTCATGCTGAGCCTCGCCGGCTCCATCCTCTCCTGCCAGAACGCTCAGCTGGTGAAGTCCTTGGAGGCCTGCACAAGG GAGAAAGACTCCTGTGTCTGCTGCCAGGCCCGCTCCGAGTACCCGTCCATGGGCCCCGCCTGCAGCAGGCAGGACGAGATACTGACCATGTTCCCCAACCCTGACTGCTGGAGCGTCCGCATGGCTCTGAAG GATCTTCTCTTCAGTGTTTGTGGCCTGACCATCTTCTCCACCATTGTCTGCACACTCTCCGCTGTCACGTGCTGCATCCAGATCTTCTCCCTGGACATTATCCATGCG ctggccCCGCAGCGCTCCAGTTCGGTGACCCTGGAGTGCACGTCGCCCCCAGACCCCTTCCTGCAGAACATGATGGACTTCGAGGAGTTTGTGCCCCCGGTGCCGCCGCCCCCGTACTATCCGCCGGAGTACACCTGCAGCTCCGAGACCGACGCCCAGAG CATCACCTATAACGGTTCCATGGACAGCCCTGTGCCTCTCTACCCCACCGACTTCCCCCCATCCTACGAGACTGTCATGGGACTCCGGGCAGGCAGCCAG CTCACGGATCCGTCACATGGCTGCACCTGTGACCACGTCCCCTCCATGGTGCTCAGCGGGGAAG TGTCCATGGACAGCGGCTCCCTGGTCATGTCCGAGATCATCGACGTCCCCGGAGACAGCAGTCCCTCAGAGGACTCCTGCTtgctggagctgcagggctccatGCGCTCGGTGGACTACGTCCTCTTCCGCTCCATCCAGCGCAGCCGCGCAGACTACTGCCTGAGCGTGGACTGCATGCAGTGCGGCCACCACCCCcgcagccccacgctgggcctGCAGGGCCCCTTCGAGGATATACCCCGGCCCCGGGTGCGGGGGGAGCGCTCTtactcctgctccacccctggccccagtTACGAGAGGCTCTTGGAGACAGGCGGGGCCGTGACCCACAGCTGCAATCGTCTGGAAGGGCTGGCTCGCTGCGCTGGGCCTTGCTTCCCTGAGGTGCGACTCAAGGGCAAGAGCTCACTGCCAGAGCACCAGGGCATCAGCTACACCAGCTCCCTGTATCCGGAGCACGGTCACCGCCACCATCAGCGACGCAACAGTGAGACATCCTGCCGGCTGGCCCCCGCCCGGGGCCTGAGCCGACGGCCGCTCATGCGGTCGCACAGCGACCCTGGCATTGCTGTTGCCAGTGATCCTG CCGACTTCCGGGATCTGCTTTATACCAAAGCGCTGGAGGATGATGCATCCAACTCTTCTGCAGACACAG GACTGTGCTCTGAAGCCTGCCTACTCCGGCTCTCGCACTGCGACTCACCCCCGCTCCTCCGGGCCGCCTCTGCCAGGAAGAACAAGGTCCCAGTGCCCAAGAAGGTGACACAGCGGCTGTCGAAGGCAGCGACGCGCTCCCTGGGGGACCTGAAGGTTTGTCGTGGTACCCGGGGGCTGGTGGCCAGGTTCCTGCAGAGATCCAAGCGCAGCCTGGTGTCTGGCGTGGAGATGGCTGGGCACAGCTCCCAGGGCCACAAACAG GTGCCTCGGAGTCTGTGGCAGGCAGCAGAGCACGCGCTGCCTGAAGGGATTCACTTGCAGAGCTGCGGGGACCTGAGCTCCACCTCCTCGCTGCGTCGCCTCCTGTCTGCCCGCCAGCTGGAGTGCAGCCGTCCGCGCAGCCTCAATGGGGTCTACAAGGAGAGCATCCTCTGA